A window of the Brassica napus cultivar Da-Ae chromosome C5, Da-Ae, whole genome shotgun sequence genome harbors these coding sequences:
- the LOC106398258 gene encoding putative leucine-rich repeat receptor-like serine/threonine-protein kinase At2g14440, which produces MENGNLKEHLSGERDGSVLNWPSRLKIAIESALGIEYLQIGCKPPMVHRDVKSTNILLGQHFEAKLADFGLSRSFLVGSKTHVSTTNVAGTIGYLDPE; this is translated from the exons ATGGAAAATGGGAACTTAAAGGAACATCTCTCAG GAGAACGTGATGGTTCTGTCTTAAACTGGCCGAGTAGACTGAAAATAGCTATTGAGTCTGCTCTAG GAATTGAATATTTGCAAATTGGATGTAAGCCGCCAATGGTTCATAGAGATGTGAAAAGTACCAATATATTGTTAGGACAACATTTTGAAGCCAAACTCGCCGATTTTGGACTTTCGAGATCTTTTCTCGTGGGAAGTAAAACTCATGTATCAACAACAAATGTTGCTGGAACTATTGGATATCTTGATCCCGAGTAA
- the LOC125587421 gene encoding probable serine/threonine-protein kinase PBL9 has product MINHFCIFFLGHLTTKSDVYSFGVVLLELLSGRRAMDRNRPSGERNLVEWAKPYLANKRKILRVVDNRLQDQYSMEEACKVATLSLRCLTTEIKLRPNMKEVVSQLEHIQSLNASRGGNVDWTERRVRRRSDTVVTKKPDAGFVRQTAVGCTVVAYPLPSTSPLYV; this is encoded by the coding sequence ATGATTAACCActtttgcatttttttcttAGGTCATCTAACAACAAAGAGTGATGTCTATAGCTTCGGGGTTGTACTTCTGGAGCTGTTGTCTGGTCGCCGAGCCATGGACAGAAACAGACCATCGGGAGAGAGGAACCTTGTGGAGTGGGCTAAACCGTACCTTGCAAACAAAAGAAAGATATTGAGAGTTGTGGATAATCGTCTTCAAGATCAGTACTCTATGGAAGAAGCATGTAAAGTGGCTACTCTGTCTCTGAGGTGTCTAACAACAGAGATTAAGCTTAGACCAAACATGAAAGAAGTGGTTTCGCAGCTTGAacatattcagtctctaaatgCTTCTAGAGGAGGGAATGTGGATTGGACGGAGAGAAGAGTGCGTAGGAGAAGTGACACTGTTGTTACCAAAAAACCTGATGCTGGTTTTGTTCGACAGACTGCTGTGGGCTGCACAGTTGTTGCTTATCCTCTCCCGTCTACCTCACCGCTGTATGTCTGA
- the LOC106413559 gene encoding mannosyl-oligosaccharide glucosidase GCS1, giving the protein MCLHASRLVYFQENMFGQVKLSDTAEDDSNVYVFQISTMSQFSTIDIAFISGIDEKTADMEDRTNTLTGSQLTTLLAEKHVAFDEKFRECFNLSEENDAKTLEVGKAAIGNMLGGIGYLYGQSKVYYHKSKHHFLHYWPAELYTAVPCRSKLPWGQLSDEGFHQMLIWRWDFRITLDIVGHWLDLMNVEGWIPREQILGLEALREEGRKFLLAWQRQYNSTTLTVASGMDDYPWASHPSDDEMHEEDYSSIVHQLSDFDDLNKMHYDRDHKTYLDFGNHAEKVRLVIDVGRGIRVTNEEPELKKVPHVVIYCSSISIFIFKEEIPKISQSLGLVKHSEILEQQLDLISSNELVCSDYGLLSLAKTSSSYMTPNSLMNQPPCWRGPIWMNINYMILASLKHYSSVEGPYSDKARDIYVKLRNNLISNVVGEYDKTRYIWERYDQTKGTGEGGRNFTGWSALILLIMTEDYPRLQKRSWLSNPAHVSEIK; this is encoded by the exons ATGTGCTTACATGCCTCTCGGCTAGTATATTTTCAGGAAAATATGTTTGGGCAAGTTAAACTCTCTGACACTGCGGAGGATGATTCCAACGTTTATGTTTTTCAG ATTTCCACTATGAGCCAGTTCTCTACTATAGATATTGCCTTCATATCTGGGATAGATGAAAAAACTGCCGATATGGAGGATCGTACAAACACTCTTACAG GTTCGCAACTCACTACTCTACTTGCAGAGAAACATGTAGCatttgatgaaaaattcagGGAATGCTTCAACCTTTCTGAAGAG AATGACGCTAAAACTTTGGAAGTTGGTAAAGCTGCCATTGGGAACATGCTTGGAGGCATTGGTTACCTCTATGGTCAATCAAAAGTATATTACCATAAAAGTAAGCATCATTTCTTGCACTATTGGCCAGCTGAGCTGTACACAGCAGTTCCATGCCGATCCAAACTTCCATGGGGACAATTGTCGGATGAAGGTTTCCATCAAATGTTGATCTG GCGTTGGGATTTCCGCATAACCTTGGACATTGTTGGACACTGGTTAGACCTAATGAACGTGGAAGGATGGATTCCACGTGAGCAAATATTGGGCCTTGAAGCTCTAAG GGAAGAAGGAAGGAAGTTTCTATTGGCGTGGCAGAGACAGTACAACAGTACAACACTC ACTGTCGCCTCGGGCATGGATGATTATCCTTGGGCTTCGCACCCAAGTGACGATGAGATGCAT GAGGAAGATTACAGCTCAATTGTCCATCAGCTTTCAGATTTCGATGATCTGAATAAG ATGCACTATGACCGTGATCATAAGACTTACCTTGACTTCGGTAATCACGcagaaaag GTTCGGTTAGTCATCGATGTTGGGAGAGGGATAAGGGTGACAAATGAGGAGCCAGAGCTAAAAAAGGTTCCTCACGTTG TTATATATTGTTCATCAATATCTATATTTATCTTTAAGGAAGAAATACCTAAAATTTCACAGTCTTTGGGCTTGGTGAAGCATTCTGAAATCCTCGAGCAACAGCTTGATCTCATTTCGAGTAACGAACTGGTATGTAGTGACTACGGACTTCTTTCACTTGCCAAGACAAG CTCTTCGTACATGACACCGAACTCTCTGATGAACCAACCACCATGTTGGAGAGGTCCCATATGGATGAATATCAACTACATGATTCTTGCCTCGCTCAAACATTACTCTTCAG TGGAAGGACCGTACAGCGACAAGGCAAGAGATATTTATGTGAAACTAAGGAACAATTTGATAAG TAACGTGGTTGGGGAATATGACAAGACGAGATACATCTGGGAACGTTATGATCAAACAAAAGGAACTGGAGAAGGTGGACGTAACTTCACTGGATGGTCTGCACTTATCCTCTTGATCATGACCGAGGACTACCCTCGTCTTCAAAAGCGCTCTTGGCTATCAAACCCGGCTCACGTTTCCGAAATAAAATAA